The genomic window CGTGACACCTTCAGTGTCATGACAATCTTGCTGCACGTGTTTGTCTGATGCGACCAAGATGTTTTGTTCTTGCTCTAGGAGTGATGACCAACCAGCAAAGTCGAAGGCTGGAGAAGGGAAGGTCTCATCTGCCCAGAGACCCAATCAAAGCTCTGGTAAAGTTGACTTGTCCAATCCGTTTGATTTTATTGGAAGTTTATTGGGATCAAGTGCATGCAACATTGGTAATGTGACTATTTGCCACTTGGCAAACTTTGCTTTATTGTCCTACAGGTGGAAGACTGGAAAACAGgccaagaaacaaacaaaaaaaggtattttttttttttttaatgtttccaTCAATAATGAAATGATCATATACCTTCATGCTTTATTCATTTTCATGGAATCGTGTCTTGTTATTTTCCAGTCCCAGAGCAGTAGCAAAGTGGTGTGTGCCAAATTTGCAGCCCAGACTTACGAGGAACATTCTTTGAGGAGACTGGCTGAACAATTTGGAAAAGTTGTCAAAATGATAATGTTCCCTTCATTGGTGAGACAGTAGCCTTTTCATCAATAACCTATTTGCAAAATAGCTTATTGAGCTTTAATGAGGTACAAATGAATTCTAATACAATTGGTTATTGGCTGATATCTGAAAGGACTAGTAAAGAAAGTGTCTGTGTTGAAAGTATGAAGGGTTTGTTGTATTTTAACTTTGTGATGACATGAAACACGTTTTCAAAAATTTCAGGCATTTGTGGAAATGGGCTCAAATGGCCAGGCAATGGATATAGTAAAATACTATACTGCAAATCCTatagagacagaaggaaagagaataaCCTTTTACGTGTCGCAAACATTCAACTTCCTCCAGGTAAAATCTTTAAATAAATTTTAACATGAATAGGATGTTGAGATGATTTGTCATTCAACCTGCCTTTCTAAATGTGTTTATTACAACAGAGTTCTAAGGTGTTGAGCTTCACACCTTCACCTGTGGGCAAGGAGGGCTTCCTGGATCTGATGGCCATAGCTAAAAGATTTGGCACTGTACTCTACTCACTATTCCTACCTTCAGTGGTAaaccaataataataaatgtccATCTTTAGTTTTTTCTTTAATAGTCCTCTTGTTACATCTTTTTCTTACTTGTAATTGACTTTATCCTATGCAGGCTTTTGTGGAAATGAGCAATGCCATTGATGCTCAGAAGCTGGTTGATTATTACTCATCCACTTCACTCAAGATAGATGGCGTGTCACTCCAAGTGGCATTTTCTTCTGAGTACAGCACACTGAGGTAAGTTCACGACTTAAGTCGACTTAAGGGTAATTTTAGCATATTTTTGACCCGTATTCTTTTTTTCCTGCAGGAATGTTCCCTCAACCAGGAAATATGAAGAGAGTTCTAAGAGACAAAGGTCCCCGAGTCCCAAAAACGGTGCCCACAGTCCAGGGAAAGACCCTTCAcacaagagggagaggagaagcaggagcaaAGAGAAGGAAGACAACGTTCATagcagcagagaaggagagcggaggaggaggacgaggaagaggagtgaaGAGGGGAACACGCGGTCCTCCAGCAAACACAGCTCTCCAGGTTCCTCCAGGAGTTCTTACACCAGAGACAGCGAAAAGGTCCCTGGGCCTGACAAAACAGTTATCAAAAGTAATTCCTTCACTTACTCACTTGATATCAAAACCATTTGAAGGATCCCACACATGCTTAGGGTTAAGCCATCTCCAAGAGTGAGTTTGATGCGGTTGAGGTGTGCTAGATAGTAATCGTCATTGTACAACTCTATATTTTGTCTCTACACAGAAACAACCTCAAAACCTGATGAGGCAGCTTCTCCTGGTTCCTCACAACCTCAGACTGAGAAGAAGACTACCAAGGAACAAGGGCTGACCAAGACTCAAGCCCCCACGGTAGAACCAGCTAGCACCCATCCGACAGCCCATCCATGCAGCACTAAGGACAAGGCCCAATTAGCCACCACGGATCAGGTGGCCCAATCAGATGCAGAGAAACCCAAACCAGACGGTGTTTATCAGAGTGCTGAGTGCATCAAACAGGAAGAAGCCAGTGGGAGCTGTGACATGACTGGGACTGTGGACAGTGACATGGACAGTGACATAGAAGGGATGGAGGTGATTGGGGAGGATGGTGTACACATGGATGACTCCATGGAGGAGGCTGTGTGCCTTGAGGATatggagcagcaggagaggtTAGAAGATGAAACCAAGTCTTGTACTTCAGAGACGGACACAGCTGTAGCCCCAGAGGAGGAGCGGAGACAGGCCAAGGCAGAGGAAGTGAAAGGGGTaaaggaggaggtgatggaacAGGCTGAGATGGAGACAGCTCCGTCAGTACAAGAACCAGAGccaaagaaagatggagatgaTCTGATAGCATCCACtacaaaggaggaagaggaggtgaaatAAGTATTATTTAACTTAATTGGCGACTGGCTGTGTATTCAGCTGCTCCATGGATGTTAGCAATAGCAATGCATACTGGATGGCCAGCCTGATACTGAGCTACACAAGAAATAGTGAGAGTGCCTATGTTCTAATGTATGTATCTCTTGttcccacccaggaggatcCTGACTTTCCAGAGAGTCTTGAGAACTGTATTACCTTAGATGAGTTGGAAGAGGAGCATTCTGAGGATGAAGGTAGTGATTGTTTTATGCATATCTACTTGGGGTGCACTCAAGTGTAGTTGAGTTTAGTTAACTCTGGTACTAAATGTGGTTTATCTCAATCATATAAACCCTGGTTTATCAAGGGAATTTAGACCGCACCAGAAGCCCAAAACCCATTTTAATTTAATCTTGTTTCTTTTTTCACAGATAAGAACAAAAGACACAGGTCTAGGGTAAGGATTGATTATTCTTTAGAAAATCTCTGATTTTAATGTCTGAGGCAATGCAGATTCACACTGGTAAATTATATATTAtaatgcaaatgttttatttctgtCCCAACAGTGTCACTACAGCAGAGTGATCTACATCAATAATCTTCCCTTTAGCCATTACACAGACGTTCAGTTTGTGAAGATTGTTAAGGGCTTGGGAAAAGTAGTGCGCTATTTTCTCATCCGAAATCGTCGAGAGGTAGTAACACTCCCCAATTATCACCATAGTAGATGTGTCGTTTCTTCGTGTGATGCTACTTCATTTTGAATAAACCTAATCAATTGGATTCGACCCACATTTATTTACTGGCCTTGGAATTTTTGGCAAATGGCTTTCTAACCTCAGTTGTGTTCACAGGGATTTCTTGAGATGTCGAGTTCTGAAGAAGCTACAAGAACTGCCAGTGAGCTGAACATGAAGCCTATTGAATTCAATGGTTCGCGCTTGGGCATTCACATATCTCGGAAATATCACAGGCTTACTGCAGGGTAAGAGCCAATGTTAACAACCAAACCTGTTTGTGTCACGTCATCTAGTTTAGGATGTGAATAGCATATTTACTTCTAATTATTAGGTGGAGGGTTGAGTCAGACTCTGAATtggacagtgaaaggagaggacacAGGACAAGGAGCACCTATAGAAGCAAACAGACCAGAAACCGTTCCCATTCTAAGcctaagacagagagaaatgacTCTGCTAAAAAGACACCAGAGAAGGAAGAACCAACTGCCAAGAAGGAGGACTCTTCTATAAAAACTGAAGAAAACGTCCCATCAAAAAAGGCTGGAGAATGCGAGGAGTCGGTTGCGGAAAAGGAGGACTTGACAGCAAAGGCTACATCCAAGAACGTCAAAGAAAGGTCTGTGGTATCAGAGGAACAAGCAGTAGGTTCCACCACACAGGACTCTGATGAAAATGGAGGCGAGGCTGACAAACTAAACACCCCAGATTCTCAGGCATCAGATGAAAAGGTATGTCTAGGAAGGCAGTTTTAAAGTAGTTACTTGAAGCATTTCATGGAGACAATATCATTCTAATAATAACCCCCATCTGGTTGTTCAGCAGGACCGTGAGGGGCCCCAGGAAAAGCCTGCTGAGAAGACTGAATCCAGAGAAGAGGAGGTTCAAACGCAATCAGACCCCATAAAGACCTGGATGGATTCATTCAAACCCAACAACCCTGTTGGTAAGTACTGGAAACTCTAACCCACTTCCCTGTGACTATGCTAATCCTGTGTCGGTTGGTGTTTGCCCCAGTAGTTTCCCCATCTGTGTTTAAGGGTACAAGCTTGAAGTTCATGGTCTACATGAGAATTAAACCAGGTATTTCAGACTGACTAATGGTCTTAATACTGTGACAGGAATGGAATTTGTTCGTCCTGTGGTGGGCTATTTTTGCAACCTGTGTCAGGTCATCTATGCAGATGAGGATGAAGCCAAAAAGGAACACTGCAGCAGCCTGTCACACTACCAGAAGTTCATGGTGAGGCTTTTGGATGCATTTTACATCCGAAATGTTCTTGTCAAAATAAGTTATTTATTTCCCACAAATGCATCTTTTATAGAAGCAGCTATTTAATTAAGACAGTTGACTTGTGGAAGCATCTGTTACCGCACACTACTTGTAGTGCCAATGCCACAGTAGTAGAGCTTGTAAGAATCATTTTTGTGGAATGCTGATATTTTACACATCCAGATCACCTCTATTGTAAACTGTGGCCTTAACATTGAACTACGACACCAAAGAATTGTATCGATATAAAGTTCTTCTGTTGATGGACATTTATTCCTGCTGAtactcttcccttctcccccaggAACATGGAGATAAAGACTGTACCAGCTGAATCTAACCTCTAAAAGAAGTCACTTGTTGATCTATGAATATTGTTAATTTCTTTTAATTTATTTGGTTGATAAATGTAATCTCAAAATGAGAACATTTATCAACCAAGTAAGAACTAGTTCTATGCTCAAAAGTATTAAACACTCAAAAGGTGAGTCATTAAGATGTTTAATTTTGTTCCAAGAGAGACATTAGGTGTTGGTCAATCTTGGGTTGAAGGAGATCTTTCCTTTCATATTTGAGACTGAAAGATCAAAACTATATACACAATTTGTAtgttgctaaattaataaaatgaaACAAATTAAGTCACATCTATAAAACGATGTCCTGAATACAAGTTCAAttctttaataaaaaaaattctaCTTTTGGTATGTTTTCTACTTTTCAGGATGAGTCATACTGGGTGGGGGGAAAAAGTAAAACTTTTCTTGAACAGCATACAAGTAAACCTTAAAAATGGTTTACTTCTACATGAAGGTTACAACAAACAGAACTCAGAACTAAAATTGTAATTCATCTTCAGGATGACTGACTGCATGCAAAGCATTGAGGTTACTGAGCAACCTTTTTCCCTGTTGTGCTTGAAgcttttgtcttctctttttcaaGGTGTTTCTGAAAATTCAAAAGAGGATTGTTACGTCACCAATAAATCTTGCACATAATGCTAGTTTTTCTTGGTGCCTCTAAAGTAAGAAGATGACTGGCAGTTAGTTTAGAGACTACAAGACTACAGCATTCAGACATGGCCATGAGCTATGGGGAAACAAGTTTGATGTTTCCTTCTTTATTACCTTAAGCTTTTCGTAGTGAGCCTGACTACTACAGTGCACCTTCTTCGCCGTGTCCTCGTTGGAGTAAAACAAAAAGCAGACCCTGCAGTAGTATCCCATCTTCACAAACTCAACACCTGCAATCAATCATAAAGCTGTTCAGAATCAACAGCACATGTCTGACCAGAACACCCACATATCTGAAGTACTCAAGGTCAGGACTACACATTAATGATGATTGACAGAACTAACTTACCAATGGGATTTGTAGGATCGTACGGTTCTAAGGGGAGGGAGGCGTTGGCTGGTTTGGTCTCAGCCGCGGGTGTCTGGGAGCTGGGTGTCTGCCCATTCTCTTCATTCTTCTCACTGATGGGGATCGCAGGCTCCTCTTCACGTTTGATGCTCTGTTTTGCAAAAATGGGGGAAGATCTTTACAACTTGTTGCTGATAAGGTGATAATCAACAGAAAAGAAAACGACTTCCTCTTCGGTGGACAACCTTATCTTGCTCAGACCTTTTTTAGATCAACTGCATTTGGCGACGAGGGAAAAGTGATTTTATTAATCCTCAAATGACAGCTATTGAGGGGGTTCCTACCGAGTCTGTTGGTGTCTTCTGTACTTCTGAGCTTTCTGAAGGTTGGTCAGTGTTCTTGACCTCCTTCGCTGCTGCCGCATTCTGTTCTGTACTGGAAACAGCACTAGTCTCCTCCCCATCTTTCTCTGGCTCCTGCTTCACAACAGGGCTCTTCTCCTCTTTGAACTTCTTGACcgctggctcctcctcctcctgctgttgCTTGGCAGTGGGTTTGGCTGGACTGCTGCTGGTGGACACGTCACCCTCCTCACGCTCCCTTTTGATTGGTCGTTTCTCCTCTGACGCAGCGCCAGGGGGTCTGTGTCTGGAGTGGgagtcagtgtgtcagtgtgaataAGTAAAGGATTGTACCCCAGTGCCTGGACACTCACAAAAATGGTCTAACTACACAATGAATATGACCAAAAATGAACAATCAAGTGAAATTTGGATTTTGACTCACCCATACTTGAGTTGCTTATATTTCCTACTAATGTACACGGTCAACCGCTTGTTCTGGAATCTTGGTGGATTTTCCCGATAGGTTTCAGCCATTTTCTCAGCATCTTCTCCACGCTCCATCTCAATAAAACACTGAACAATACAGACACTAATTTAGAACACAATTCATATATCCTTTTACTTCTTTCCAACAGGCCCTTTTGTTCTGTCAGAGATCAGAACAAAAAAGTTCCTATTAAACTTTTACCCATTACCTCAGATCTAATTCTGTTCAGGAAGAAACGTCTTATTTTCCCAAAAGGTTCCGCAATCTTCAGAATAGAGACATCCAAATACTTTGAGTTTGGAATCCCGCCGACATACACCACTCTGCTATTCCCACACTGAAAGGAATGTCAAACACTTAGGACACAAATCTCATATTTGACAAACTCTTCATACTCAAACTTTCCAATCTACATACATACCTTGCTTACCTGGATAGTAGGGTATGTTTGTGAATGGTATATCCTTACAGCTTTCCCACAAACGGTGGGTGTGACATTTCCATTGTAGAATTGAACCATTGCTCTGGCCTCTTCTTCAGAAGACAGCTGAATAAAAGCCTTGagtgaaaggaaaaaaaagtaaAACATGTTGAGGTAAGGAAAAATATATCCCATCTTCCATTATACTTATGCGTAAACTGTGTAGAAATTTACCTCAGGCCTTAAGTCAAGCACCAGATGCTGGTCAACTTTACCAAAGGGTTTGGCAAGAGCCAGGAGCTCACTGACCAGAGTATGGCCTCGTTTAAATCCAACAACATTGACAACTCTCATTTCctatcaaataaaaacaaacgcAGAGTTAATAGAGCACCATGTGACAATGGTTAAATTCTTAAAAATCAACTGAAACACGTTACCTTATTTTTTCTTGTACTTCCTGGAAAGTGAAAGAAAGGGAGATTATGTTGACAGTCAAATGAGAGTGTGATGTACTTTGATAGCTTGCACATTTGAAGGATAGCAAGCTGTGTTGCATACCTGCCGAAGAGTCACCTTTGGACTGGGAGTCCATGTCATCTTCATCAGCCAGCTCATCCAGAGTTACAAAGTCATCCATATTCTCTGGGAAGTCCTGCTCCATACTTCCCTCCTGGTAACAATGAACAATGTTTACATTTCTCCATATATTTTTTCTGAGATGTTTACGACAATATATTCTCTGTAAAATTATGCAAATATGCCACGCAATGGGTTTTTCATGTCAAGATAAATCAAGAGGATTGTTTCTGCTGTTATCTTACCGGGCCTTCAGACTGGCCGTCATCAGCCAGGTCCGAGCTCTCGACAGGTTCTGTTGCCTCGGCATCACCTTTAGCCTCCGTTTCATGTGAGGAGCCTTCCGCCTCCCCGGGGGTGGTCCTCTCCACCTGGCTGTCAGACCGTTCCTCGGACCCGTCCCCCTGCTCCCCATCAGGCTCCTCTTGGTCACGGCCATTGCTCGGAACATTCTCATCGTTTGGTTCCGGTTCCTCATCCCGGGGTTCCGAAGCGCAGTCCACCGCTTCCGATGGTTCCGCATCGGCTTCTGCCCCATCCCCTGGAAGTTCAGCGCCGTCATCCTTGTCGACCTGTTGTGTTCCGGCATCCTCGCCCTCTGCCtcgtccccctccaccactccaACTACCTCGTCTCCTGATCCGTCTCCCCCTGCCATCTTcggctcctcctccttgtcctcagcAGCAGATACAGAGGAGCCCTTAGAATAGGTTTTGGTCCcagtgctgctggtgctggacTTCctgcccctttcctccccagaccagccctgccCACTTTTGGAACTTTTCACACTAAAAAAGGAAACATCAGTACTCATCATCTCTACAAATACTGTTAAGACCTATTCAACTCTTAATATCCGTACTTGATTCGTGGAGCATGCTGGATTTCTATTTCTATAATGCGTTCATGAGCAGTGCTTACTTTAGAGTCCTGTACTTGGTGCACATGTTGAGGCGAATGACCCTGCCTTTGATGGTGAGGGGGTTGAGAGTGTAGTACTTCACCAACATCTGAGCATCCTCAGGAGTCCCAAGCTGGACAAACGCCTGGGAGGACATGGGCACGGCATTGTTCCAATATTCTTACAAGAATATGTACAATTACGACCTTACATTTCCAAGGTAATGCACAGTCAGAAGTCATGCACAGTCAGAGGCAACACTAGCAACCCTATAACTACCTGTACACAATGCTAACATGTTTCAAGAATCGAAAGAtacattttaaaacagttaGATGGATAAGCAGTGGTCTCGACAGTAAAAGCATGCTAAAAGTCGCCTTCTCTCTTTGTCGTAGATGCAAGCAGCATGTTGAACTTGGAATCTGACTCAGTGTTTACCTCTTCCTTTAGGAACAGGTGTTTCTCCACGGTGCCGAAGCGTTTGGCGATGGTGAGAAGCTCCAtcttcttctctgcctcccATGGGAGGTTGGAGAAGAAGACCACTTGACTGGGCCTATTGGtcctttcatctttctgttgttCACACATGGAAGACAAGGTGTGAAACTCGCAATCACTACTGAATACTGTGAATAACCACTCAAACTATTGAAATTGATAAtggtttgagtttttttttttttaagaataacAGTTCCTACCTCAATCACCATAAGTTCCTTAGATAGATAGAAGGTGATTTCCTGGCCAAAAATGTTTGCTGGTTTTCGCTTGTAGTAGTTGACCATGGCCAAAGCTTccttgtgtgtctgcatctcCAGAAAAGCCTGTATCAAAGACACAACTGACACTGTATAGGGTACATGGACTTGAAAGAACATCAAATAGGTATAGTTAGCTTAATCTCTTACCTTGGTTTTAAGCACAAGGTGCTCACAAAGGGTCCCAAAGGGTTGAGTCAAAGCGAACAGCTTCTTCTGAGGGGGGAGCTTCCTATCGTACTTGGCCACCACAACTCTGCTTC from Osmerus mordax isolate fOsmMor3 chromosome 12, fOsmMor3.pri, whole genome shotgun sequence includes these protein-coding regions:
- the matr3l1.1 gene encoding matrin 3-like 1.1 isoform X2 → MSHSSYPYRRPVKDTRSDSYQASDQLRTSDDGNLYRRTQEPSHSTMSSSSYSSRHSTMETHQSQKPPEKALSLLSSCGLKPEDLALLAELPEHLITVESLPGLLMEIKNKRRKQSSSSTSHSTTFHPPPANLSSKPKLTSTEWEQIRSQPVQYPLEQTYRDPQPQPLPPEKVASWQDRWGNPRQTGSITLKPSSSCTSDESSYVVDYNFGKKANAFPSYERPSYSTAPGRRCSSSSSSSAPIASSVDLDYRYATSADYNQEDFPKSRMKVACKMPSRKAALDFHGETPETYPCACSLCDITVLSEKSWVAHINGPQHADGQLLLLQLFPDWDCRMESISRSDDQPAKSKAGEGKVSSAQRPNQSSGGRLENRPRNKQKKSQSSSKVVCAKFAAQTYEEHSLRRLAEQFGKVVKMIMFPSLAFVEMGSNGQAMDIVKYYTANPIETEGKRITFYVSQTFNFLQSSKVLSFTPSPVGKEGFLDLMAIAKRFGTVLYSLFLPSVAFVEMSNAIDAQKLVDYYSSTSLKIDGVSLQVAFSSEYSTLRNVPSTRKYEESSKRQRSPSPKNGAHSPGKDPSHKRERRSRSKEKEDNVHSSREGERRRRTRKRSEEGNTRSSSKHSSPGSSRSSYTRDSEKVPGPDKTVIKKTTSKPDEAASPGSSQPQTEKKTTKEQGLTKTQAPTVEPASTHPTAHPCSTKDKAQLATTDQVAQSDAEKPKPDGVYQSAECIKQEEASGSCDMTGTVDSDMDSDIEGMEVIGEDGVHMDDSMEEAVCLEDMEQQERLEDETKSCTSETDTAVAPEEERRQAKAEEVKGVKEEVMEQAEMETAPSVQEPEPKKDGDDLIASTTKEEEEEDPDFPESLENCITLDELEEEHSEDEDKNKRHRSRCHYSRVIYINNLPFSHYTDVQFVKIVKGLGKVVRYFLIRNRREGFLEMSSSEEATRTASELNMKPIEFNGSRLGIHISRKYHRLTAGWRVESDSELDSERRGHRTRSTYRSKQTRNRSHSKPKTERNDSAKKTPEKEEPTAKKEDSSIKTEENVPSKKAGECEESVAEKEDLTAKATSKNVKERSVVSEEQAVGSTTQDSDENGGEADKLNTPDSQASDEKDREGPQEKPAEKTESREEEVQTQSDPIKTWMDSFKPNNPVGMEFVRPVVGYFCNLCQVIYADEDEAKKEHCSSLSHYQKFMEHGDKDCTS
- the matr3l1.1 gene encoding matrin 3-like 1.1 isoform X1; its protein translation is MSHSSYPYRRPVKDTRSDSYQASDQLRTSDDGNLYRRTQEPSHSTMSSSSYSSRHSTMETHQSQKPPEKALSLLSSCGLKPEDLALLAELPEHLITVESLPGLLMEIKNKRRKQSSSSTSHSTTFHPPPANLSSKPKLTSTEWEQIRSQPVQYPLEQTYRDPQPQPLPPEKVASWQDRWGNPRQTGSITLKPSSSCTSDESSYVVDYNFGKKANAFPSYERPSYSTAPGRRCSSSSSSSAPIASSVDLDYRYATSADYNQEDFPKSRMKVACKMPSRKAALDFHGETPETYPCACSLCDITVLSEKSWVAHINGPQHADGQLLLLQLFPDWDCRMESISRSDDQPAKSKAGEGKVSSAQRPNQSSGGRLENRPRNKQKKSQSSSKVVCAKFAAQTYEEHSLRRLAEQFGKVVKMIMFPSLAFVEMGSNGQAMDIVKYYTANPIETEGKRITFYVSQTFNFLQSSKVLSFTPSPVGKEGFLDLMAIAKRFGTVLYSLFLPSVAFVEMSNAIDAQKLVDYYSSTSLKIDGVSLQVAFSSEYSTLRNVPSTRKYEESSKRQRSPSPKNGAHSPGKDPSHKRERRSRSKEKEDNVHSSREGERRRRTRKRSEEGNTRSSSKHSSPGSSRSSYTRDSEKVPGPDKTVIKKTTSKPDEAASPGSSQPQTEKKTTKEQGLTKTQAPTVEPASTHPTAHPCSTKDKAQLATTDQVAQSDAEKPKPDGVYQSAECIKQEEASGSCDMTGTVDSDMDSDIEGMEVIGEDGVHMDDSMEEAVCLEDMEQQERLEDETKSCTSETDTAVAPEEERRQAKAEEVKGVKEEVMEQAEMETAPSVQEPEPKKDGDDLIASTTKEEEEEDPDFPESLENCITLDELEEEHSEDEDKNKRHRSRCHYSRVIYINNLPFSHYTDVQFVKIVKGLGKVVRYFLIRNRREGFLEMSSSEEATRTASELNMKPIEFNGSRLGIHISRKYHRLTAGWRVESDSELDSERRGHRTRSTYRSKQTRNRSHSKPKTERNDSAKKTPEKEEPTAKKEDSSIKTEENVPSKKAGECEESVAEKEDLTAKATSKNVKERSVVSEEQAVGSTTQDSDENGGEADKLNTPDSQASDEKQDREGPQEKPAEKTESREEEVQTQSDPIKTWMDSFKPNNPVGMEFVRPVVGYFCNLCQVIYADEDEAKKEHCSSLSHYQKFMEHGDKDCTS
- the matr3l1.2 gene encoding matrin 3-like 1.2 isoform X1; amino-acid sequence: MSQKIPSDSGQKGFAVGRGLLAAAETLNYSMGEQRSDGLQGSSRQLNSMVSGMGGVGDGQDRNLQLSQRGGASSHIGNTMKLFASLGLSPTDLDALAQIPEENISVETLPHLIMQLKNRKGDSNRHMVGNPRDLPSISSEDSYRTTRDNWDDMRSGRLGTSMGQSSARGQQGDLSYGSMQNVTGARGYELDYNSSNNNNSGGGGGRERQYSELSHDHYGGMGMGPPASNSVFMQRRMGSPSQGKVQDYLGVMPHMFPHVCSLCDFDVHSIMEWNQHSNGLRHAENQRLLLQIYPDWDPPMAQSRSSESHVLDTSNLSRGLLGAAPMTTGQQNRGMPSSWGGVTGHGHGKAQAYSAQPKIRSRVVVAKYDRKLPPQKKLFALTQPFGTLCEHLVLKTKAFLEMQTHKEALAMVNYYKRKPANIFGQEITFYLSKELMVIEKDERTNRPSQVVFFSNLPWEAEKKMELLTIAKRFGTVEKHLFLKEEAFVQLGTPEDAQMLVKYYTLNPLTIKGRVIRLNMCTKYRTLNVKSSKSGQGWSGEERGRKSSTSSTGTKTYSKGSSVSAAEDKEEEPKMAGGDGSGDEVVGVVEGDEAEGEDAGTQQVDKDDGAELPGDGAEADAEPSEAVDCASEPRDEEPEPNDENVPSNGRDQEEPDGEQGDGSEERSDSQVERTTPGEAEGSSHETEAKGDAEATEPVESSDLADDGQSEGPEGSMEQDFPENMDDFVTLDELADEDDMDSQSKGDSSAGSTRKNKEMRVVNVVGFKRGHTLVSELLALAKPFGKVDQHLVLDLRPEAFIQLSSEEEARAMVQFYNGNVTPTVCGKAVRIYHSQTYPTIQVSKCGNSRVVYVGGIPNSKYLDVSILKIAEPFGKIRRFFLNRIRSECFIEMERGEDAEKMAETYRENPPRFQNKRLTVYISRKYKQLKYGHRPPGAASEEKRPIKREREEGDVSTSSSPAKPTAKQQQEEEEPAVKKFKEEKSPVVKQEPEKDGEETSAVSSTEQNAAAAKEVKNTDQPSESSEVQKTPTDSSIKREEEPAIPISEKNEENGQTPSSQTPAAETKPANASLPLEPYDPTNPIGVEFVKMGYYCRVCFLFYSNEDTAKKVHCSSQAHYEKLKKHLEKEKTKASSTTGKKVAQ
- the matr3l1.2 gene encoding matrin 3-like 1.2 isoform X2 — encoded protein: MSQKIPSDSGQKGFAVGRGLLAAAETLNYSMGEQRSDGLQGSSRQLNSMVSGMGGVGDGQDRNLQLSQRGGASSHIGNTMKLFASLGLSPTDLDALAQIPEENISVETLPHLIMQLKNRKGDSNRHMVGNPRDLPSISSEDSYRTTRDNWDDMRSGRLGTSMGQSSARGQQGDLSYGSMQNVTGARGYELDYNSSNNNNSGGGGGRERQYSELSHDHYGGMGMGPPASNSVFMQRRMGSPSQGKVQDYLGVMPHMFPHVCSLCDFDVHSIMEWNQHSNGLRHAENQRLLLQIYPDWDPPMAQSRSSESHVLDTSNLSRGLLGAAPMTTGQQNRGMPSSWGGVTGHGHGKAQAYSAQPKIRSRVVVAKYDRKLPPQKKLFALTQPFGTLCEHLVLKTKAFLEMQTHKEALAMVNYYKRKPANIFGQEITFYLSKELMVIEKDERTNRPSQVVFFSNLPWEAEKKMELLTIAKRFGTVEKHLFLKEEAFVQLGTPEDAQMLVKYYTLNPLTIKGRVIRLNMCTKYRTLNVKSSKSGQGWSGEERGRKSSTSSTGTKTYSKGSSVSAAEDKEEEPKMAGGDGSGDEVVGVVEGDEAEGEDAGTQQVDKDDGAELPGDGAEADAEPSEAVDCASEPRDEEPEPNDENVPSNGRDQEEPDGEQGDGSEERSDSQVERTTPGEAEGSSHETEAKGDAEATEPVESSDLADDGQSEGPEGSMEQDFPENMDDFVTLDELADEDDMDSQSKGDSSAGSTRKNKEMRVVNVVGFKRGHTLVSELLALAKPFGKVDQHLVLDLRPEAFIQLSSEEEARAMVQFYNGNVTPTVCGKAVRIYHSQTYPTIQCGNSRVVYVGGIPNSKYLDVSILKIAEPFGKIRRFFLNRIRSECFIEMERGEDAEKMAETYRENPPRFQNKRLTVYISRKYKQLKYGHRPPGAASEEKRPIKREREEGDVSTSSSPAKPTAKQQQEEEEPAVKKFKEEKSPVVKQEPEKDGEETSAVSSTEQNAAAAKEVKNTDQPSESSEVQKTPTDSSIKREEEPAIPISEKNEENGQTPSSQTPAAETKPANASLPLEPYDPTNPIGVEFVKMGYYCRVCFLFYSNEDTAKKVHCSSQAHYEKLKKHLEKEKTKASSTTGKKVAQ